One Dysosmobacter welbionis DNA segment encodes these proteins:
- a CDS encoding esterase/lipase family protein: MRCICEAVGSCLSDGGHSQLGFSDLCVWPGELALDDDTASGEFLYFNLRPIEKSGAPTKRIWYLKSGCELLRLFLITATVTVFVQMVWLWCQISMITPENSLAAGTAVAGAAFGVLWAVLLEAIVFWNGMIRVYLTSVQLGLKHRVLAALCGWIPILNIWYLRKIIRITADEAEFETEKWELDTARAESEICKTKYPILLVHGVFFRDFRYVNYWGRIPKELQRNGATVYYGQQQSAAAVEDSGRELADRIRQILAETGCEKVNIIAHSKGDWTAGPPSPTLDVPPVWPASPPSTRPTGAASLPNIC, translated from the coding sequence ATGAGGTGTATCTGTGAGGCGGTGGGTTCTTGCCTTTCTGATGGCGGTCACAGCCAACTGGGTTTCTCTGATCTATGCGTTTGGCCCGGTGAGCTGGCTCTTGACGACGATACTGCTTCTGGGGAGTTTCTCTATTTTAATCTGCGGCCCATTGAGAAGAGCGGTGCGCCTACAAAGCGGATCTGGTATTTGAAAAGCGGCTGCGAATTGCTGCGCCTGTTTTTGATTACAGCTACGGTCACAGTCTTTGTGCAGATGGTATGGCTGTGGTGCCAGATTTCCATGATAACGCCGGAGAACAGCCTTGCCGCTGGAACAGCTGTTGCAGGTGCGGCTTTTGGTGTTCTCTGGGCTGTCTTGCTGGAGGCCATCGTCTTCTGGAACGGCATGATCCGGGTGTATCTCACCTCCGTCCAGCTGGGGCTGAAGCACCGGGTGCTGGCGGCCCTGTGCGGGTGGATCCCCATTCTCAACATCTGGTATCTGCGGAAGATTATCCGCATCACCGCCGACGAGGCGGAGTTCGAGACGGAGAAGTGGGAGCTGGACACCGCCCGGGCGGAGAGCGAGATCTGTAAGACGAAATACCCGATCCTTCTGGTCCACGGGGTGTTCTTCCGGGACTTCCGCTATGTCAATTACTGGGGCCGCATTCCCAAGGAGCTCCAGCGCAACGGCGCAACAGTGTACTACGGACAGCAGCAGTCCGCCGCCGCGGTGGAGGACAGCGGGCGGGAGCTGGCGGACCGTATCCGGCAGATCCTGGCGGAGACCGGCTGTGAGAAGGTGAACATCATTGCCCACTCCAAGGGGGACTGGACAGCCGGGCCGCCATCGCCCACGCTGGATGTGCCCCCTGTGTGGCCAGCCTCACCACCATCAACACGCCCCACCGGGGCTGCATCTTTGCCGAATATCTGCTGA